In one Pasteuria penetrans genomic region, the following are encoded:
- a CDS encoding ubiquinone/menaquinone biosynthesis methyltransferase has translation MEQRDTGRICDLFDRIAPYYDSMNDALSLGMHRHWRREATRRLEIHPQHRILDLCCGTGMWTLASAQLATQGHVVGMDISPRMLERGRLRLQKSGVAERTRLMLGDVHRLPFLDRTFHRVTVGFGLRNVKDPIQVVREMIRVACPGGRIAILELHNIATTVGWRWLCDPYLRLIPSLGGRLIGQSSPYTWLSRSMQSFPSAHQFAKRLTRDTCLVGLQTRIWLGGVAALFIGRRPGGTHSHECTEQGNSTDCGLDEVASRTTYDPV, from the coding sequence ATGGAACAACGTGATACCGGTAGGATTTGTGATCTTTTTGATAGGATCGCGCCCTATTATGATTCCATGAACGACGCGTTGAGCCTCGGAATGCATCGTCATTGGAGGCGTGAGGCTACGCGTAGGCTGGAAATTCACCCACAGCATCGCATACTGGATCTTTGTTGTGGGACGGGAATGTGGACCCTTGCCTCTGCTCAACTGGCGACGCAAGGTCATGTTGTGGGGATGGATATCAGCCCACGGATGTTGGAACGGGGCAGATTGAGATTGCAGAAGTCGGGAGTAGCGGAGCGAACACGGTTGATGTTGGGCGACGTACATCGGTTGCCTTTTCTCGATCGTACCTTTCATCGTGTCACCGTAGGTTTTGGATTGCGGAATGTGAAGGACCCCATCCAGGTAGTTCGCGAGATGATACGCGTTGCCTGCCCCGGGGGGAGGATAGCTATATTGGAGTTGCATAATATAGCCACCACCGTGGGATGGCGGTGGCTTTGTGACCCCTACCTCCGCTTGATTCCATCCCTGGGGGGGAGACTGATTGGACAGTCATCCCCCTACACATGGCTCTCACGTTCCATGCAATCCTTTCCCTCGGCTCATCAATTTGCAAAGAGATTGACCCGCGATACCTGCTTAGTAGGTCTGCAAACACGAATCTGGTTGGGAGGAGTTGCTGCCCTCTTTATCGGAAGAAGACCCGGGGGGACACATTCACATGAATGTACGGAACAGGGCAATTCTACGGACTGTGGCCTGGACGAAGTTGCGAGTCGTACTACGTATGATCCGGTTTAG
- a CDS encoding heptaprenyl diphosphate synthase component 1: protein MTWERVAEDVQASLRYPVLMSIVAKLPVPVSFLRCLWLILREQNWPSAEGRVIARAATLLQMGLDIHDRVKELPVSQRSAWVLTGDYCSALFYRILVQYDALDALSLLSEAVCQVNEAKALHKSRLIDSKASVIQIQAGLLCPLLSHLCSSASRRVVWREVTEQTMLGLYLRSADARQAALAAARSLPEWVQQELRSVLSQPPTSLEWVATPG, encoded by the coding sequence ATGACATGGGAGAGGGTAGCCGAGGATGTGCAGGCTTCCCTACGATATCCTGTTTTGATGTCGATAGTGGCCAAGCTACCCGTACCCGTCTCTTTCTTGCGGTGTTTGTGGCTCATTCTCCGGGAGCAAAATTGGCCCTCGGCGGAAGGTCGAGTCATTGCTCGGGCGGCCACCCTTTTGCAAATGGGACTCGACATTCATGATCGTGTGAAGGAATTGCCGGTATCACAGCGGTCTGCCTGGGTTTTGACAGGGGATTATTGTAGTGCACTCTTTTATCGAATTCTTGTGCAGTATGATGCCCTGGATGCCCTTTCCCTACTGTCGGAAGCCGTGTGCCAGGTCAATGAAGCAAAGGCCCTGCATAAGTCCCGTCTGATCGATTCGAAAGCCTCCGTGATTCAAATCCAAGCGGGTTTGTTGTGCCCCCTCTTATCGCATCTGTGCAGTTCTGCTTCCCGTCGAGTGGTTTGGAGAGAAGTCACGGAACAAACCATGCTTGGGTTGTATCTCCGGTCTGCTGATGCACGTCAAGCTGCCCTTGCGGCGGCTCGTTCGTTACCCGAGTGGGTACAGCAGGAGTTGCGTTCTGTGCTTTCGCAGCCCCCTACATCGCTGGAGTGGGTGGCCACGCCGGGATGA
- a CDS encoding gamma-glutamyl-gamma-aminobutyrate hydrolase family protein produces MVIIGCTMNSTGEERRATLSLRQNYSRALMAQGALPWLLPYLQNNESHLHTIVEYCDGLMLTGGGDPSPACWNEEPRYPISDVVPERDETEILLIRAFVEKKKPILALCRGCQMLNIALGGDIYQDIPRQYEGALQHRQTSSPRYLWHHITIKTGTLLSRCYQPPRQSVNSDHHQAIRKLAEPLVVTATAQDGVVEAVEGKDSSHFMVGVQWHPEWTFPGEGESDRKLFSIFVEECKKNKGPKAPV; encoded by the coding sequence ATGGTTATCATTGGTTGTACCATGAATTCAACAGGCGAGGAAAGGAGGGCCACCCTTTCCCTGCGACAAAATTATTCTAGAGCTTTGATGGCCCAAGGGGCCCTCCCCTGGTTGCTCCCCTATCTCCAGAACAATGAGTCCCACCTGCATACGATTGTGGAATATTGCGATGGTCTCATGTTGACGGGTGGCGGTGATCCATCCCCTGCTTGTTGGAACGAGGAACCACGTTACCCCATATCAGACGTGGTCCCTGAGAGGGATGAAACTGAAATTCTCCTAATACGGGCTTTTGTAGAAAAAAAGAAACCGATTCTAGCGTTGTGCCGTGGCTGTCAAATGCTAAATATAGCATTAGGTGGTGACATCTATCAGGACATCCCGAGGCAGTATGAGGGTGCTTTGCAACATCGCCAAACCTCTTCTCCTAGATATCTGTGGCACCATATAACAATAAAAACGGGAACCCTATTGTCACGTTGTTATCAACCACCCAGGCAATCCGTCAATTCTGATCATCACCAAGCCATTCGAAAGCTCGCCGAACCACTTGTGGTAACCGCCACCGCCCAAGACGGGGTGGTAGAAGCCGTAGAGGGAAAAGATTCCTCCCATTTCATGGTTGGTGTACAGTGGCACCCTGAATGGACATTCCCAGGGGAAGGGGAATCGGATCGGAAACTCTTCTCTATATTTGTGGAAGAATGCAAAAAGAATAAGGGACCTAAAGCACCCGTATAG
- a CDS encoding transposase, whose protein sequence is MSYPIDDISNFPDLHGKLESKKRREQVRKKKPNLSEQPWEDHEGIGAEEKSRLLMLQTLATTVYGFPNEEKSSRTRVIDHHVSILCCFVMAIWNLQSERELINIINGNKMIRDIIGITKGFSRSLYDKNIKKCIARNGETIIFNLLELLSEEDQKVILSEIKEKYLFLDQVIVSTSRRAKDTATLRNYKGFHRGIGVTVVATMDGRIPLVLAMGPANLGEVEASCLLIPEISTLGCRGLVADSAYDVHDLFELCKQHGLKLLAGYNKRRAKTPNSITSPLRKENFYRLQTKGCKELMKKRSSGEHCFTILKHTMGLDKHRPTSYNQAFMLIVSYMMTICFDSMIQKKNNINIRKSPGRRFYQQIS, encoded by the coding sequence ATGTCCTATCCCATAGACGATATAAGTAATTTTCCAGATCTTCATGGGAAATTAGAAAGCAAAAAGAGAAGAGAACAGGTGAGGAAAAAGAAACCCAATCTTTCAGAACAGCCTTGGGAAGATCATGAGGGCATAGGGGCAGAAGAAAAAAGCCGACTGCTTATGCTGCAGACATTAGCTACCACGGTCTACGGTTTCCCGAATGAGGAGAAGTCAAGCCGTACCCGTGTGATCGATCACCATGTGTCGATATTGTGCTGTTTCGTTATGGCTATTTGGAATTTACAAAGTGAAAGGGAATTAATAAATATTATAAATGGAAATAAAATGATAAGAGATATTATAGGGATTACGAAAGGGTTTAGTCGATCATTATATGATAAAAACATTAAAAAATGTATTGCAAGAAACGGAGAAACAATAATTTTTAACCTATTAGAACTTCTTAGTGAAGAAGATCAGAAGGTTATATTGTCGGAAATAAAGGAAAAATATCTTTTCTTGGATCAAGTGATTGTGTCGACAAGCAGACGGGCGAAAGATACGGCCACCCTTCGGAACTATAAGGGCTTTCACAGGGGAATAGGAGTAACCGTGGTGGCAACCATGGACGGCAGAATACCGTTGGTATTGGCCATGGGCCCCGCAAATTTAGGCGAGGTTGAAGCGTCCTGTTTACTGATCCCCGAGATATCAACCTTAGGATGTAGGGGCCTAGTAGCAGACAGTGCTTACGACGTACATGATCTGTTCGAATTATGTAAACAACACGGTTTGAAATTACTGGCTGGATATAATAAGAGAAGAGCCAAAACACCGAACTCCATCACCAGTCCACTGCGAAAGGAGAATTTTTATCGACTACAAACAAAGGGATGTAAGGAGTTAATGAAAAAACGTTCATCAGGAGAGCATTGTTTCACAATACTAAAGCATACAATGGGGCTAGATAAACATAGACCAACGTCATATAATCAGGCATTCATGCTAATTGTCTCATATATGATGACTATATGTTTTGATAGTATGATTCAGAAAAAGAATAACATAAACATAAGAAAGTCCCCGGGTAGACGTTTTTACCAGCAGATTTCCTGA
- a CDS encoding reverse transcriptase domain-containing protein: MFLHYALDRWLQEHHPDIEFERYVDDVILHCENQAQAENLLGELQQRMAQCGLELHPRKTKIFYCKDGWKTGKHKGTSFDFLGFTFCPRQAVTRVGRRRFLGYNPAISRKSRKKIAKRGKEIRKHVRPDMELHEVAEMSNPILRGWVNYYGAFYPSHLRKALVRSFDNNVLAWWAVCQEVVQEMKVARPFVTG; the protein is encoded by the coding sequence TTGTTCCTGCACTATGCCCTAGATCGATGGTTACAGGAACATCATCCAGATATTGAGTTTGAAAGATATGTGGATGACGTGATTCTTCATTGTGAAAATCAAGCCCAAGCTGAAAATCTTCTGGGAGAATTGCAACAGAGAATGGCTCAGTGTGGTCTGGAACTACATCCGAGGAAAACCAAAATCTTCTACTGCAAGGACGGCTGGAAGACGGGGAAGCACAAAGGAACATCCTTTGACTTCCTGGGGTTCACGTTTTGCCCGCGTCAGGCCGTAACCCGCGTGGGGAGAAGAAGGTTTCTGGGATACAATCCAGCCATCAGCCGAAAATCGAGGAAGAAGATAGCGAAACGGGGGAAGGAAATAAGAAAACACGTGAGGCCAGACATGGAATTGCATGAGGTGGCGGAAATGTCCAATCCCATATTGAGGGGCTGGGTGAACTACTATGGCGCCTTTTATCCCTCACATCTGAGGAAAGCTTTAGTACGGAGCTTCGATAACAACGTTTTGGCCTGGTGGGCCGTGTGTCAAGAAGTCGTTCAAGAGATGAAGGTTGCTCGGCCCTTCGTAACCGGCTGA
- a CDS encoding IS256 family transposase, protein MSIHTHNTTLSGKINIQKEESWIARNSMKIGDRSMDSPYCGKTLKSTCPFCHSHNVLIDEKLILTDRTIMAIANEKLALANETMAMANEKLALANETMAMANEKLALANKATAMAAGNKDTKWSAVAGEIGKLHSMNPSPAPQETEHNPLIEDSPSITLRDGKDKGPGNARSEGDGYHQLHDPKTRDRFLRAQRFFDDLKEGITSWGPKEWEESRHLIEKLLLLCCPSNHKEKTKDSLPLDDITSLMFHHDGGSILVRALIGLLKNAWIPEIDPLTDPKNWKPVVEDLCNLRMRVDRTLHCLKYPQDEGNGVYHRGYSTLFGELDLEVPRTRWEFSPYSLPRYQSAKNTLKDFVYRLYLPGLSLRKISKLLEEGFNLRTPPETLSQWLQPYYNDAIQYFERDLSTTVYTAIGMDTLFVPIREEGRYVSKAIAVSTGITAEGRRDIIGITPSPDENVESYDQHIGKLKERGLNVNDIRIVTTDGHRAFPLVVRKHFPHHTVHQRCYVHAIRNIMNAAPKSMKKEMAKDASYVLRSGDMGQALERWSECAGKYRFGNKATCEAWERLSPKKISLSLQAASITQNPILLPYILSTNYTESLNALFRERTNSKKGGFVGLEVAMKELMLTAFYWVGKQKENPNPLPVEDLLSIPADYESEISNGEPLPTTAYDFHPLLCTEQGQGCMDDVHTLDF, encoded by the coding sequence ATGAGCATCCACACCCATAATACAACATTATCAGGAAAAATCAATATCCAAAAAGAAGAGTCATGGATAGCTAGAAATTCGATGAAGATAGGCGACCGGTCCATGGACTCCCCGTATTGTGGAAAAACACTGAAAAGTACGTGTCCCTTCTGTCATAGCCATAATGTCTTAATAGATGAGAAACTGATTCTAACCGATAGGACCATAATGGCAATAGCAAACGAAAAGCTGGCCCTAGCCAACGAGACAATGGCAATGGCAAACGAGAAGCTGGCCCTAGCCAACGAGACAATGGCAATGGCAAACGAGAAGCTGGCCCTAGCCAACAAGGCAACGGCAATGGCAGCAGGGAATAAGGACACAAAATGGTCTGCGGTAGCCGGTGAGATTGGGAAATTACATAGTATGAATCCGTCCCCTGCCCCCCAAGAAACGGAACACAACCCACTGATCGAGGATTCTCCATCCATAACTTTGCGTGACGGAAAAGATAAAGGTCCGGGGAATGCACGATCCGAAGGGGATGGATATCATCAATTGCACGATCCAAAAACTCGGGATCGATTCTTACGTGCTCAACGTTTTTTCGATGATCTCAAGGAGGGAATTACCTCATGGGGTCCCAAGGAGTGGGAGGAATCTAGGCATCTGATTGAGAAACTGCTATTATTGTGTTGTCCATCGAACCACAAGGAAAAGACGAAGGATTCCCTTCCCCTGGACGATATTACTAGCCTCATGTTCCATCACGACGGTGGTAGTATTTTGGTGCGGGCGCTGATTGGATTGTTAAAAAACGCATGGATCCCAGAGATAGACCCTCTAACCGACCCAAAGAATTGGAAACCCGTTGTCGAGGACCTATGTAACTTACGCATGCGTGTAGATCGAACCCTCCATTGTCTGAAATATCCCCAGGATGAGGGGAATGGGGTCTATCATCGCGGATATAGCACACTGTTTGGGGAACTAGATCTAGAGGTTCCTAGGACAAGATGGGAATTTTCACCGTACTCGTTACCACGTTATCAGAGTGCAAAGAATACCCTCAAAGATTTCGTTTATCGTCTTTATCTTCCGGGCCTCTCCTTGCGAAAAATTAGTAAACTATTGGAGGAAGGATTCAACCTTCGGACGCCCCCGGAAACGCTTTCGCAGTGGTTGCAACCTTATTACAACGATGCTATACAATATTTCGAAAGGGATCTGAGCACGACAGTATATACAGCCATAGGTATGGATACCCTCTTTGTTCCCATTCGGGAGGAGGGTCGTTATGTTTCGAAGGCGATCGCAGTCAGCACGGGTATCACGGCGGAGGGGAGGCGGGATATAATAGGGATCACCCCCTCGCCTGATGAGAATGTTGAATCCTATGATCAGCATATAGGGAAACTAAAGGAACGGGGCCTGAATGTCAACGATATACGTATCGTTACCACAGATGGGCATAGGGCTTTTCCCTTAGTTGTACGCAAGCATTTTCCTCACCATACGGTTCACCAACGATGTTACGTTCACGCGATTCGTAACATCATGAATGCAGCTCCTAAAAGTATGAAGAAGGAAATGGCTAAGGACGCTTCTTACGTCTTACGGTCTGGGGATATGGGACAGGCACTAGAACGGTGGTCCGAGTGTGCAGGGAAGTATCGGTTTGGAAATAAGGCGACATGCGAAGCATGGGAAAGGCTCAGTCCTAAAAAAATCTCCTTGAGTTTGCAAGCGGCATCCATAACCCAAAACCCCATACTTCTGCCCTATATACTGTCCACGAACTACACGGAATCGCTGAATGCTTTGTTTCGTGAGAGAACGAATAGCAAAAAAGGTGGATTCGTTGGTCTTGAGGTAGCGATGAAGGAATTGATGCTTACCGCTTTCTATTGGGTGGGGAAACAAAAAGAAAACCCCAACCCATTGCCTGTCGAGGATCTTCTTTCGATCCCTGCTGACTACGAGTCCGAAATTTCGAACGGAGAACCTCTTCCCACCACGGCTTATGACTTTCATCCCCTCTTATGCACGGAACAAGGGCAGGGTTGTATGGACGATGTCCATACCCTTGATTTCTAG
- a CDS encoding transposase has translation MKGSLHPDTAFAKEYIETWVPHDGMRLCADGGYYSHEISELAQSKGISLCFTNMTGRRENPDKLRASTFVRDKRTKEITRCVANKEPENSQYKPGRKPGSGTSVAYFNGEDCKKCPFADQCIGKLNKTGGRTIRLTDRTYSAAEQRDQLEETKYREAGNSRAAIEGVCSALKNAYGARRLKVRGERRARLTMFAKCVAYNTSQVSEYIVKFIRIIRREAIS, from the coding sequence ATGAAAGGTTCCCTTCATCCAGATACGGCCTTTGCGAAGGAGTACATAGAAACATGGGTTCCCCATGATGGAATGCGGTTGTGTGCCGATGGGGGGTACTACAGCCATGAGATAAGCGAACTTGCCCAATCAAAGGGTATTTCGCTATGCTTCACCAATATGACGGGCCGAAGGGAGAACCCCGATAAATTGAGGGCAAGCACGTTTGTGCGAGACAAAAGAACAAAGGAAATTACACGGTGCGTGGCAAACAAGGAACCCGAGAACAGCCAGTACAAACCAGGGAGAAAACCAGGGAGCGGGACCAGTGTGGCTTATTTCAACGGGGAGGATTGCAAGAAGTGCCCCTTTGCGGATCAGTGCATTGGCAAACTCAACAAAACAGGGGGAAGAACCATAAGATTAACCGACCGAACGTACTCTGCGGCGGAGCAAAGAGATCAATTGGAGGAGACAAAATATAGGGAAGCAGGGAACAGTCGTGCGGCCATTGAGGGCGTTTGCTCCGCACTAAAAAATGCTTACGGAGCTCGCCGACTTAAGGTGCGTGGTGAACGAAGAGCTAGGTTGACAATGTTCGCAAAGTGTGTAGCGTATAACACATCTCAAGTCTCCGAATATATAGTAAAATTTATAAGAATAATAAGGAGAGAAGCCATATCGTGA
- the spoIVA gene encoding stage IV sporulation protein A, with protein sequence MEKVDVLKDIAEQTGGDIYLGVVGAVRTGKSTFIKRFMEQVVIPNICEESDRARATDELPHSGAGKTITTIEPKFVPNQAISIHVGEGLDVNIRLVDCVGYAIPGAKGYEDDQGPRMINTPWFDDPIPFQEAAEVGTRKVIQDHSTLGIVLTTDGSIADIPRMSYEAVEERVVSELKEVGKPFILLLNTANPHSETTEQLRHHLSEKYDIPVIALSVVSMSEDDILRVMREVLYEFPVHEVNVNLPSWVMVLDEEHWLRKEFEQAVRDTVQDIRRLRDVDRVVGHFTQFSCIERATLSGLHMGRGSAGIDLYAPDELYSEILTDVVGVTIQGRDHLLELMQEFTTAKAEYDKVAEALKEVHATGYGVAAPSKAEMALEPPELIRQGTRFGVRLRAMAPSIHMIRVNVESEFAPIIGSEKQSQELVNYLMSHFESDPLKIWESDIFGRSLNQVVRESIQAKLSMMPENARYKLQETLERIINEGSGGLIAIIL encoded by the coding sequence ATGGAGAAGGTGGATGTCCTTAAGGACATTGCGGAACAAACAGGTGGGGATATCTATCTGGGTGTAGTGGGCGCAGTACGAACGGGAAAATCAACCTTCATCAAGCGCTTCATGGAGCAAGTAGTCATTCCTAACATTTGTGAGGAATCCGATCGCGCTCGCGCTACCGACGAACTCCCCCACAGTGGTGCTGGAAAAACCATTACAACTATTGAACCAAAGTTTGTCCCTAATCAGGCGATATCCATTCATGTAGGGGAAGGTTTGGATGTCAATATTCGACTTGTGGATTGTGTGGGATATGCCATTCCGGGTGCGAAGGGTTATGAGGATGACCAAGGACCACGTATGATCAATACTCCGTGGTTTGATGATCCCATCCCCTTTCAGGAAGCAGCTGAAGTAGGTACAAGAAAGGTAATTCAGGATCATTCTACGTTGGGGATTGTATTGACGACAGATGGCTCAATCGCCGATATACCCCGTATGTCCTACGAAGCTGTAGAGGAACGGGTGGTTAGCGAGCTTAAGGAAGTGGGTAAACCCTTCATTCTGTTACTAAATACAGCCAATCCTCATAGTGAGACCACAGAGCAGCTTAGGCATCATTTATCGGAAAAGTATGATATACCTGTCATTGCTTTGAGTGTTGTTTCTATGAGTGAGGACGATATCCTACGGGTTATGCGTGAGGTTCTATATGAATTTCCTGTTCATGAGGTGAATGTCAATTTGCCCAGTTGGGTAATGGTTTTAGATGAGGAGCACTGGTTGCGAAAAGAGTTCGAGCAGGCAGTCCGGGATACAGTACAGGACATACGAAGGTTGCGTGACGTAGACCGAGTGGTGGGCCACTTTACGCAATTCAGTTGCATTGAACGGGCTACTCTGTCAGGCTTGCACATGGGGCGTGGCAGTGCTGGTATTGATTTATATGCCCCTGATGAATTATACTCCGAGATCCTAACGGATGTGGTGGGTGTTACGATCCAAGGTCGTGATCACCTTTTGGAGCTCATGCAAGAATTTACAACGGCGAAGGCAGAATATGATAAGGTGGCAGAGGCTCTTAAGGAGGTTCATGCGACGGGTTACGGCGTAGCGGCACCTTCTAAAGCGGAGATGGCTCTGGAACCGCCCGAATTGATTCGACAAGGAACGCGTTTCGGAGTACGATTGAGGGCAATGGCCCCCTCGATTCATATGATTCGCGTTAACGTGGAATCGGAATTTGCACCGATCATTGGGTCGGAAAAGCAGAGTCAAGAATTAGTGAATTATCTTATGAGTCACTTTGAGTCAGACCCACTCAAGATTTGGGAATCCGATATCTTTGGACGTTCCCTGAATCAAGTTGTACGGGAGAGTATTCAGGCCAAATTGTCTATGATGCCGGAAAACGCCCGTTATAAGCTACAGGAAACCCTGGAGAGAATTATCAATGAGGGCTCCGGGGGACTCATTGCAATTATCCTGTGA
- a CDS encoding NAD(P)H-dependent glycerol-3-phosphate dehydrogenase → MEVVKGTREIRKIAVLGAGSWGTALASVLSRPPVRDTPFLSPMRVVLWARRKSCADEIAKQHMNSQYLGRVQLPNSLWATSDLQAAVQDADVLLFAVPAVAMRMVAKMALPWICPDVCVVHAAKGFEPGTRKRMSEVLKETLPVCHRLDPVALAGPSHAEEVVRSLPVATVAASPSLTHAQILQALLSRPHFRVYTNTDIIGVEIAGALKNIVALASGLADGLQLGDNAKAALLTRGLAEICRFGQLQGARMDTFLGLAGVGDLVVTCNSQHSRNLRAGRLFSQGMDLEHVLRELGMVVEGIETTRSVHRMAQQLGVTMPITAALYEVLFSQGDPRQIVQQLMQRQYGREYSPGTMKNSR, encoded by the coding sequence ATGGAAGTCGTGAAGGGGACAAGGGAAATTCGCAAGATAGCTGTTCTGGGTGCAGGCAGTTGGGGAACTGCCTTAGCGTCTGTACTCTCTCGCCCACCCGTTAGGGATACGCCCTTCCTTTCCCCTATGCGGGTTGTTCTATGGGCACGTCGCAAATCCTGTGCGGACGAGATTGCAAAACAACATATGAACTCACAGTATCTTGGTCGCGTTCAGCTTCCAAACTCGTTGTGGGCTACCAGTGACCTACAGGCGGCTGTGCAAGATGCGGATGTTCTTCTATTCGCTGTGCCTGCGGTTGCCATGCGTATGGTAGCAAAAATGGCTCTACCGTGGATTTGCCCGGATGTTTGTGTGGTTCACGCGGCCAAGGGTTTTGAACCAGGGACTCGCAAACGGATGTCAGAGGTGTTGAAGGAAACATTGCCTGTTTGTCATCGCCTGGATCCCGTGGCATTAGCGGGGCCCAGCCATGCGGAAGAAGTGGTCCGCAGTTTGCCAGTGGCCACTGTAGCGGCGTCCCCCTCACTAACCCATGCGCAAATTCTACAGGCATTGCTTTCCCGTCCCCATTTCCGAGTTTATACCAACACAGATATCATTGGTGTGGAAATAGCAGGGGCTCTAAAAAACATTGTTGCCTTAGCCTCCGGTTTGGCCGACGGTCTCCAATTGGGGGATAATGCCAAGGCTGCTCTATTGACCCGTGGTTTGGCGGAGATCTGTCGTTTTGGACAGTTGCAGGGTGCACGTATGGATACCTTCCTTGGCTTGGCCGGTGTGGGTGATTTGGTGGTCACCTGCAATAGTCAGCATAGTCGTAATTTACGTGCGGGTAGGCTCTTCAGCCAAGGCATGGATCTGGAACATGTTCTCCGGGAATTGGGGATGGTGGTAGAGGGTATAGAAACCACCCGTTCCGTACATAGAATGGCACAACAACTAGGGGTCACCATGCCTATTACGGCTGCCCTTTATGAGGTTCTGTTTTCCCAGGGGGATCCTCGACAAATAGTACAACAGTTGATGCAAAGGCAGTATGGACGGGAATATTCCCCAGGTACAATGAAAAATTCTCGTTGA
- the plsY gene encoding glycerol-3-phosphate 1-O-acyltransferase PlsY, whose translation MSIIIFCCFIAYLLGTFNPAYGLTRVCKGYDIREMGSGNAGATNASRMLGKSLGFVVLFLDMGKGMIAALLPSWWGYGHQPLLSVLVGSCAVLGHMFPIFLSFRGGKGIATILGVAFVTDPLIGLWMSAIGLGIIIITRYVSLGCLVMLLFFPFLLWVRNYHSWVIIFASFIVFLSWLRHRRNIANLLHGKERRFLWKS comes from the coding sequence ATGTCAATTATTATATTCTGCTGTTTTATTGCCTACCTACTTGGTACTTTTAATCCTGCCTATGGTTTAACACGTGTTTGCAAGGGATACGATATCCGCGAAATGGGGAGTGGAAACGCAGGTGCTACCAATGCATCGCGGATGTTGGGAAAAAGTTTGGGTTTCGTTGTTCTCTTCCTTGATATGGGTAAGGGCATGATTGCTGCCTTGTTGCCCTCCTGGTGGGGGTATGGGCACCAACCCCTCCTTTCTGTACTTGTAGGTAGTTGTGCAGTATTGGGGCATATGTTTCCCATATTTCTTTCGTTTCGCGGAGGCAAGGGTATTGCGACGATTTTAGGGGTAGCTTTCGTTACGGATCCCCTTATCGGTTTATGGATGTCGGCAATAGGACTGGGCATCATTATCATCACCCGGTATGTATCCCTGGGTTGTCTTGTTATGTTGCTCTTCTTTCCCTTTTTGTTATGGGTACGTAATTATCATTCATGGGTGATTATATTCGCTTCCTTCATTGTTTTTCTCAGTTGGTTACGTCATCGTCGCAACATTGCCAATCTGCTCCATGGGAAGGAGCGTCGTTTTCTATGGAAGTCGTGA